The Aedes albopictus strain Foshan chromosome 1, AalbF5, whole genome shotgun sequence genomic interval GGCGAAACTGGTAAGGATGATGCGAGCTTTTTTGCACGACTTGAACCATCTGTTTACGTTTTTCGACTGTGTTATTGTTTGTTGGATGAAGGCTTGTAAACTCAAAACGAGTAACGCATTGGACGTCAGATAACTCAGGATTGATTTTAGGAGACATTCGGATAATAGAAAGCACACCACGGGAGTCAGTTTTCATCAATGCTTTGCATTATAACATACTGCTTCTCCTTCATAAACATACATACAAATCAATCAACATTGTTCAACAGGTGCCAAAAAGTGCGATACGCAGAAAGACGAGCGGAGATCGAGCGTCGGTTGAAGCTACTTCCGCCATACGACTGCGGATCGTGGCCCGTAGCGGCGGAAGCATTCCTCCTCCTGATTGGCACTCAAAACATGGCTCAacagtaggaaaaataaaaatgaaatccgGCTTAGGTGTAAGGTGTAAATTTTGGCATCGTAGAGTTAGACTAGTGCTGCTGATAGCGGTGATcctgctgctggtgctggtgctggtAGTGGTGATCATCCCACAGTTCCGGCTTGTACGATCCGTCATCCTCCGGGCCGTGCGAGGCCGCGGCATGGGCACTGGCCAGCGCGTTCAGATGCGCTTCCTTGGCGTGCTGGACCTCTGGGGTCTCGACGGGGACTCCGCCGTGGATGACCGGGATGTGCACCGGTCCCTTCCATGGGCCGTACTTGGTCTGATCCTCGTGGGCAGCCGGGGTTCCCGGGTACTGTTCATGGGCCGGGGCGTAGCCATGGACGTGAGCCGAAGCGTGGAAGGCGCGGGCATGCTGAACTTCTGGGGTTTCCACCGGGACGCCGTTGTGGATCACGGGGATGTGGATGGGTCCGTGCCATTTCTGCAGGGGAGCCTCGTGGTGGTGGTCGTAGTGGGGGGCTGCCGGAGCTGGTTGGGCGTAGTGGGCTGGTTTGATCTCAGGGGCGTGAGCCGGGACGTACTTCCAGGAGGTGGTGTAGAGCGACCGTTTGTGTAGTCTAGCCTTGGCTTCGGCGTGGGCGGCAAAGTGAGCGGCCTTGGCAGCCTGGACTTCCGGGGTTTCCAGGGGAGCTCCGTTGTGGCCCAGAACGACGGGGGAGTACGAGTGAGCCCATGGACCGCCGTAGTGCGAGTGTACTGGAGCTGGAGCCTTGGGTAGATTGGTGCCAACGACTTGGAAGCCGTGGAAAGGATCCGCAGTGTACTTCACGGTTTGCACGTGACCGTCACCATCGACGTAGGAGTAGCCACCGTGAGTGATTCCATGGGCGTCCTTGGTCTCGTGCTTCTGTGAGTTTGGATCAGCATAGCCGTACGAGTATCCGCCGATACCATCGTGAGCCTGGTACTGTGAGGACACTTCATGACTCAAGTACGACCCGGACGAGGCCGAAGCCAACAGCAACACCGAACCCAACACCTGAGGATGGAGAGAAATAAATTAAGATTAAACGCATGCATGGTATATTTTGTGAGTTCAATAGATGGCTACATCACAGACTACCCGgatagaagaaaataactaacgaagatcaaattttgccattagaAATGgatagctgaatggcaaaatttgttattggtttgctgggaataagagctaaaagaacaaagataataactgactttgtaccgaaaaataactcaataataactaattttgtccttataagaacaaaccaaggacaaaatatttcaaaatggagaataactgaataaattattatcgagttattgagaacaaaataAGAATacaataagttatttcaaataagatcatcataattgtaaattttgttcttatgattgGAAAAAAACTGCGTTGAAAGTtctgaaatgttttgtccttggtttgatcttataataacaaaatgagttattatttacttttttctggTACAAAgtgagttatatttttttttcttttggctcttaacaaaccaataacaaaatttcctCTTCTTCtatattctatttaaaataaagtaaatactaaataactcatcaataacaaaacaagttatgattgcaaaatatgcaattaggaTGTTacgtcccgagcaggaatgaataactgacacataactggagcataccaaagtaaggtatcataccaagacaaggtattggtcgattATCCAGGTACctattgaaaataactttttttttga includes:
- the LOC109428554 gene encoding pupal cuticle protein Edg-84A, producing MRAFVLGSVLLLASASSGSYLSHEVSSQYQAHDGIGGYSYGYADPNSQKHETKDAHGITHGGYSYVDGDGHVQTVKYTADPFHGFQVVGTNLPKAPAPVHSHYGGPWAHSYSPVVLGHNGAPLETPEVQAAKAAHFAAHAEAKARLHKRSLYTTSWKYVPAHAPEIKPAHYAQPAPAAPHYDHHHEAPLQKWHGPIHIPVIHNGVPVETPEVQHARAFHASAHVHGYAPAHEQYPGTPAAHEDQTKYGPWKGPVHIPVIHGGVPVETPEVQHAKEAHLNALASAHAAASHGPEDDGSYKPELWDDHHYQHQHQQQDHRYQQH